One genomic window of Paraburkholderia phytofirmans PsJN includes the following:
- a CDS encoding putative bifunctional diguanylate cyclase/phosphodiesterase, which yields MILLVKLREALSVAERDPELVRSQLEAFGHQVPLLYFILLVNTAAVAITHVNCAPAWLSIYFPATLCALCIIRCIRWWRLRHRVLTLDKAVPEVRKLTWLAGLFAVAFSAWSLFLFPYGTAYEQTQVAFYMATTLVGCVFCLMHLRAAAMLLLSIVILSFSIFLVFTGYPVFIAMAVDMTLVGIALAFIIQLYCRTFADVVHAQRELQASQQKTQRLSDDNFRLASIDSLTDLPNRRSFFASLRALSEQAIGTSGGFNVGLIDLDGFKQVNDIYGHASGDLVLQEVGSRLLALAEPGIFFARLGGDEFGVLAQHKLTDETLVELGERICEALGQPYRVAGNVAELSGTIGWAAFPEAGTTVAQVFERADAALYVGKESRRGTPVIFSTEHETRIRRSSLVTQELRHADLESELFLEFQPIYDVVTQRTLGMEALGRWHNARLGAVRPEEFIRIAERTELILRITDVLLHKALDEAARWPCELYLSFNLSAIDICTSARAGRLIDIVLASGVPPHRVSFEITETAVTRDFEQARSSLTMIKKAGCRVSLDDFGTGYSSLSYVHRLPFDTIKIDRSFMTDVDTNSASKKIVKSVLDLCRNLGLECVVEGLETASQVEVVKTLGARAVQGYLFSRPMRASAIAAYLQTAQGHDYAVQMLP from the coding sequence ATGATTCTGTTAGTCAAATTGAGGGAGGCGCTGTCGGTCGCGGAACGCGACCCCGAGCTGGTACGTTCGCAGCTCGAAGCATTCGGCCACCAGGTCCCGCTTCTTTATTTCATCCTGCTCGTCAATACGGCAGCCGTTGCGATCACACACGTGAACTGCGCGCCGGCCTGGCTGTCGATCTACTTTCCCGCGACGCTGTGCGCGCTGTGCATCATCCGCTGCATACGCTGGTGGCGGCTTCGGCACCGCGTCCTGACTCTCGACAAAGCCGTGCCCGAAGTGCGCAAGCTGACCTGGCTTGCGGGCCTCTTCGCCGTCGCATTCAGCGCCTGGTCCTTGTTCCTTTTCCCCTACGGCACCGCGTATGAACAGACGCAGGTGGCGTTTTACATGGCGACCACGCTGGTCGGCTGCGTGTTCTGCCTGATGCACCTGCGCGCCGCGGCCATGCTGCTGCTGTCTATCGTCATCCTAAGCTTTTCGATATTTCTGGTGTTCACAGGCTATCCGGTCTTCATTGCGATGGCTGTCGACATGACCCTCGTCGGCATTGCGCTCGCCTTTATCATTCAGCTGTATTGCCGGACCTTTGCCGATGTGGTGCACGCACAGCGCGAATTGCAGGCGAGCCAGCAGAAGACGCAGCGCCTGAGCGACGACAACTTCCGGCTCGCGAGTATCGACAGTCTGACGGACCTGCCTAACCGGCGCAGTTTCTTCGCCTCGTTGCGTGCGTTGTCCGAACAGGCGATCGGCACAAGTGGCGGCTTCAATGTCGGACTGATCGATCTGGACGGTTTCAAGCAGGTCAACGATATCTACGGCCACGCCAGCGGCGACCTCGTTCTTCAGGAAGTCGGCTCGCGGCTGTTGGCGCTTGCCGAGCCCGGCATTTTCTTCGCACGCCTCGGCGGCGACGAATTCGGCGTGCTGGCGCAGCACAAGCTGACGGACGAGACGCTCGTCGAGTTGGGCGAGCGCATCTGTGAGGCACTCGGTCAGCCGTACCGGGTCGCCGGCAATGTCGCCGAGTTGTCGGGCACGATCGGCTGGGCCGCGTTTCCCGAGGCCGGCACGACGGTGGCGCAGGTGTTCGAACGCGCGGACGCCGCGCTGTACGTCGGCAAGGAAAGCCGGCGCGGCACGCCCGTCATCTTCTCGACCGAACATGAAACGCGCATCCGGCGTTCGAGTCTCGTTACCCAGGAGCTGCGTCACGCGGACCTCGAGTCGGAACTGTTTCTGGAATTTCAGCCGATTTACGACGTGGTCACGCAACGCACCCTCGGCATGGAAGCGCTTGGGCGCTGGCATAACGCCCGGCTCGGCGCCGTGAGGCCGGAAGAATTCATTCGGATTGCCGAGCGAACCGAACTGATTCTGCGCATCACGGACGTCCTGCTGCACAAGGCGCTCGACGAAGCCGCGCGCTGGCCGTGCGAGCTCTATCTGTCGTTCAATCTGTCGGCGATCGATATCTGCACTTCCGCGCGCGCCGGCCGGTTGATCGATATCGTGTTGGCTAGCGGCGTGCCGCCGCATCGCGTGTCGTTCGAAATCACCGAGACCGCCGTGACGCGCGATTTCGAACAGGCCCGCAGCTCGCTCACCATGATCAAGAAAGCCGGCTGCCGCGTGTCGCTCGACGACTTCGGCACCGGTTACTCGAGCCTCAGCTACGTGCACCGCCTGCCCTTCGATACGATCAAGATCGATCGCAGCTTCATGACGGACGTGGATACCAACAGCGCGTCGAAGAAAATCGTCAAGTCGGTACTCGATCTGTGCCGCAACCTTGGACTCGAATGCGTGGTGGAAGGACTCGAGACGGCATCGCAAGTCGAGGTCGTCAAGACGCTTGGCGCACGCGCGGTACAGGGTTATCTGTTCAGCCGGCCGATGCGGGCGAGCGCAATCGCCGCGTATCTGCAAACGGCGCAGGGGCACGACTACGCTGTGCAAATGCTGCCGTAG
- a CDS encoding MarR family winged helix-turn-helix transcriptional regulator encodes MTQRTENLLGVLALLVTDEMNAQPTVDALAGPTARAMLNAVGQYPDSSIEVLREAVDLSHPAAVRAVAGLVEAGLIEKKSGADKRAVALALTTTGKREAKRLQAARDKMLQRIVGRLEDSEREVLESVLIKILWNETRDPAHAMQLCRLCDDGPCLKAGCPVECREQGLPMPARSST; translated from the coding sequence ATGACGCAGCGCACAGAAAATCTGCTCGGCGTGCTCGCCTTGCTGGTTACGGACGAAATGAACGCGCAACCCACCGTGGACGCGCTCGCCGGCCCCACCGCCCGCGCCATGCTCAACGCGGTCGGCCAATATCCCGATTCATCGATTGAAGTGCTGCGCGAGGCGGTCGACCTGTCGCATCCGGCCGCCGTGCGCGCCGTGGCGGGCCTGGTCGAGGCAGGCCTCATCGAGAAAAAATCGGGTGCTGACAAGCGGGCTGTCGCGCTTGCCTTGACCACAACCGGCAAACGTGAGGCCAAGCGTCTGCAAGCGGCGCGCGACAAAATGCTGCAACGCATAGTCGGCCGGCTTGAAGACAGCGAGCGCGAGGTGCTGGAAAGCGTGCTGATCAAGATCTTGTGGAACGAGACTCGCGACCCCGCGCACGCCATGCAACTGTGCCGCCTGTGCGACGACGGTCCGTGCCTGAAGGCCGGCTGTCCGGTCGAATGCCGCGAACAGGGTCTGCCCATGCCCGCGCGGAGCAGCACATGA
- a CDS encoding 3-deoxy-7-phosphoheptulonate synthase, which translates to MSAIDNPLHDQEVGSADATQDTTRIDDVRIGAVRPLISPALLQDELPVPPSVQTLVEKTRAEIADILHGRDDRLVMIVGPCSIHDHDQAIEYAHKLKVAADTYKDDLLIVMRVYFEKPRTTVGWKGYINDPRLDGSFRINEGLRLARQLLLDINGLGLATATEFLDLLSPQYIADLIAWGAIGARTTESQSHRQLASGLSCPIGFKNGTDGGVQIAADAIVAARASHAFMGMTKMGMAAIFETRGNDDAHVILRGGKKGPNYDSASVEATCEALKSAGLREQVMVDCSHANSGKSHLRQLEVVQDLTQQLSQRERRIIGVMLESHLEEGRQDLKPGVPLRHGVSITDACVSWTQTEPALETLAEATRKRRAG; encoded by the coding sequence TTGAGCGCCATCGACAATCCTTTGCACGATCAGGAAGTCGGCTCGGCCGACGCCACCCAGGACACCACGCGCATCGACGACGTTCGGATCGGCGCGGTTCGTCCACTGATTTCCCCTGCCCTGCTGCAGGATGAGTTGCCCGTACCGCCTTCGGTGCAGACGCTGGTCGAGAAGACCCGCGCGGAAATCGCCGACATTCTGCATGGCCGCGACGACAGGCTCGTGATGATCGTCGGACCGTGTTCGATTCACGACCACGACCAGGCAATCGAATACGCGCACAAACTGAAAGTCGCCGCCGACACCTACAAAGACGACTTGCTGATCGTCATGCGAGTCTACTTCGAGAAGCCGCGCACCACGGTCGGCTGGAAAGGCTATATCAACGATCCGCGTCTGGACGGCAGTTTCCGCATCAACGAAGGTCTGCGTCTTGCGCGGCAACTGCTGCTCGACATCAACGGTCTTGGCTTGGCCACGGCCACCGAGTTTCTCGATCTGCTGAGCCCGCAGTACATCGCCGATCTGATCGCGTGGGGCGCCATCGGCGCGCGCACGACGGAGAGCCAGAGCCATCGTCAGCTGGCATCGGGTCTGAGCTGCCCGATCGGTTTCAAGAACGGCACGGACGGCGGCGTGCAGATCGCCGCGGACGCGATCGTCGCCGCGCGCGCGAGCCACGCGTTCATGGGCATGACGAAAATGGGCATGGCCGCGATCTTCGAAACGCGCGGCAACGACGACGCGCACGTGATCCTGCGCGGCGGCAAGAAAGGGCCGAACTACGACAGCGCGTCGGTGGAAGCCACTTGCGAGGCGCTCAAATCAGCGGGTTTGCGTGAGCAGGTCATGGTCGACTGTTCGCATGCAAACTCCGGCAAGTCGCATTTGCGTCAGCTGGAGGTGGTGCAGGATCTGACGCAGCAACTGTCGCAGCGCGAGCGCCGCATTATCGGCGTCATGCTGGAAAGTCATCTGGAAGAAGGACGTCAGGATCTGAAGCCAGGTGTGCCGTTGCGTCACGGCGTGTCGATCACGGATGCGTGCGTCAGCTGGACGCAGACCGAGCCGGCGCTCGAAACACTCGCCGAGGCCACCCGCAAACGTCGCGCGGGCTGA
- a CDS encoding MFS transporter, giving the protein MKSAAPVRWRAIAALTAVSALSQVGQFGIGFMVLPVWLAHRGLDAPRAGLFSAAQWTGMLAGLLIAPWLMARLGAKRTVSLGLLATLVAFAVMGTLSWPLWLVPGLLTGFGIGLRWIANETWLYSLVPAESSGRVVGVHEALIATAGVIGPALAVWCDVDARITFAAGAAFTFAAALPLWLTASDERPPALQEAPPARRMSTGRRLAVGPLVSLGMVVIAAGGIGDGALYGLFPLFADAHGLNATQTATLLTLFGVGGMALQFPVGWLADRAGLAATVIVCAALSTLAIGGFALAAPASWLAAASALLLGGMNSSFITLGIYAAACSDKAALTRNMRLLSLTFTASSIVGPLVAGFAMNARGSDMLMWQLALMSGALVVYALGLREGRRQPEHSSSMG; this is encoded by the coding sequence ATGAAATCCGCCGCGCCGGTGCGTTGGCGCGCAATCGCGGCGCTGACCGCGGTGTCGGCGCTCTCGCAGGTCGGCCAGTTCGGCATCGGCTTCATGGTGCTGCCCGTGTGGCTCGCCCATCGCGGCCTGGACGCGCCACGCGCCGGCCTCTTTTCCGCCGCGCAATGGACTGGCATGCTGGCCGGCTTGCTGATCGCGCCGTGGCTGATGGCGCGCCTCGGCGCGAAACGCACGGTGTCGCTGGGTCTGCTGGCCACGCTGGTGGCGTTCGCCGTCATGGGTACGTTGTCGTGGCCGCTCTGGCTCGTGCCTGGCCTGCTGACGGGGTTCGGCATCGGCTTGCGCTGGATCGCCAACGAAACCTGGCTCTACAGTCTGGTGCCCGCTGAATCGAGTGGACGCGTGGTGGGCGTACACGAAGCGCTGATCGCCACCGCCGGCGTCATCGGGCCCGCGCTCGCGGTGTGGTGCGATGTCGATGCACGCATCACGTTCGCGGCCGGCGCGGCCTTCACATTTGCAGCGGCGCTGCCGCTGTGGCTGACCGCATCGGATGAGAGGCCGCCAGCTTTGCAAGAAGCGCCGCCTGCGCGAAGAATGAGCACCGGACGACGCCTGGCCGTCGGCCCGCTGGTGAGCCTGGGCATGGTAGTCATCGCAGCAGGCGGTATCGGCGACGGCGCGCTTTACGGCCTCTTCCCGCTATTCGCAGACGCGCACGGCCTCAACGCCACGCAGACCGCCACGTTGCTGACATTGTTCGGGGTCGGCGGCATGGCGCTGCAATTTCCGGTCGGCTGGCTGGCCGATCGCGCGGGGCTCGCGGCCACGGTGATCGTGTGCGCCGCGCTCAGCACACTGGCCATCGGCGGCTTCGCGCTGGCCGCGCCCGCGTCGTGGCTCGCTGCCGCAAGCGCACTGCTGCTCGGTGGCATGAACAGTTCGTTCATCACACTCGGCATTTATGCGGCTGCTTGCAGCGACAAGGCCGCGCTCACTCGCAACATGCGGCTGTTGTCGCTCACCTTCACCGCGAGTTCGATCGTGGGGCCGCTCGTCGCGGGCTTCGCGATGAACGCGCGCGGCAGCGATATGCTGATGTGGCAACTCGCGCTGATGAGCGGCGCGCTGGTGGTCTATGCGCTCGGCTTGCGCGAAGGCCGGCGCCAGCCCGAACATTCGTCGTCGATGGGCTGA
- a CDS encoding peroxidase-related enzyme yields MAKPQPISRYPVPEPDAWPDDIRARILEVQEKAGFVPNVFLTLAHRPDEFRAFFAYHDALMLKEGGLSKGEREMIVVATSAINQCLYCVVAHGAILRIYEKAPLLADQVAVNHRKADITPRQKAMLDFAVKVCSASGTVGDADFQALREHRFSDEDIWDIAAITAFFGLSNRMANVISMRPNDEFYLMGRVPKAAVETPKK; encoded by the coding sequence ATGGCCAAGCCTCAGCCGATCAGCCGCTACCCCGTGCCCGAACCGGACGCGTGGCCGGACGACATTCGCGCGCGCATTCTCGAAGTTCAGGAAAAAGCCGGTTTCGTGCCGAATGTGTTTCTGACGCTGGCGCACCGCCCGGACGAATTCCGCGCGTTCTTCGCCTATCACGACGCGTTGATGCTGAAAGAGGGTGGCCTGAGCAAAGGCGAGCGCGAGATGATCGTGGTCGCGACCAGCGCGATCAACCAGTGCCTGTATTGCGTGGTCGCGCACGGCGCGATTCTGCGCATCTACGAAAAGGCGCCGCTGCTGGCCGATCAGGTCGCCGTCAATCATCGCAAGGCGGATATCACGCCGCGCCAGAAGGCGATGCTCGATTTTGCGGTCAAGGTTTGCAGCGCGTCCGGCACGGTCGGCGACGCCGACTTTCAAGCTCTGCGCGAGCATCGCTTTTCCGACGAAGACATCTGGGATATCGCGGCGATCACCGCGTTTTTCGGTCTGTCGAACCGCATGGCCAACGTCATTTCCATGCGTCCGAACGACGAGTTCTATCTGATGGGGCGCGTGCCGAAAGCCGCAGTGGAGACGCCGAAAAAATAG
- a CDS encoding DUF899 family protein: MNDVFASAQTLKPARQLAAGTPSRFPGESADYRLARNELLAEEIELRRHIERVAEQRRALPPGGVVPEDYLFMGEAGPVKLSDMFGEHDTLVTYNWMFGPQRARPCPMCTSLLSAYDGEMPDMLQRVAFAIIARSPIEKLVAFKQERGWRHLRLYSSGGNTFNRDYAAEDPAGDDNPAFNVFTRSGGTVRHFWAEEMGPSTADPGQDPRGAPDVMPIWTVLDMTPGGRGTDWYPKLEYGNAAR; this comes from the coding sequence ATGAATGACGTATTTGCATCTGCACAAACGTTGAAGCCGGCCCGCCAACTGGCGGCCGGCACACCGAGCCGCTTTCCCGGCGAAAGCGCCGACTATCGCCTTGCGCGCAACGAACTGCTCGCCGAGGAAATCGAGTTGCGACGCCATATCGAACGGGTCGCCGAACAGCGCCGCGCGCTGCCACCCGGCGGCGTCGTGCCGGAAGATTATCTTTTCATGGGCGAAGCAGGCCCGGTGAAGCTATCGGACATGTTCGGCGAACACGACACGCTCGTCACCTACAACTGGATGTTCGGCCCGCAGCGCGCCCGGCCGTGTCCAATGTGCACGTCGCTGCTGAGCGCATACGACGGCGAAATGCCTGACATGCTGCAGCGCGTGGCGTTTGCCATCATCGCGCGCTCGCCGATCGAGAAGCTGGTGGCGTTCAAGCAGGAGCGCGGCTGGCGGCATCTGCGGCTGTATTCGTCGGGCGGCAACACGTTCAATCGCGACTACGCGGCGGAAGATCCGGCCGGCGACGACAACCCCGCGTTCAACGTGTTCACGCGCTCGGGCGGCACGGTGCGGCACTTCTGGGCAGAGGAGATGGGACCATCGACCGCGGACCCCGGGCAGGATCCACGCGGCGCGCCGGACGTGATGCCCATCTGGACCGTGCTCGATATGACGCCGGGCGGACGCGGTACGGACTGGTACCCGAAACTCGAATACGGAAACGCGGCGCGTTAA
- a CDS encoding MFS transporter: MSTADSKRFAPAFNQTTLVILAGALILSAAMGIRQTFGLFIGPFSFDRGLPVTLIAFAIALHNLVWGFAQPFAGAAADRYGSAPVVAFGATTFAAGLGLAAVAPSGAMLIVGMGLLVGIGVSCTTFGVVLPAVGRIASPEKRSMAMGLVSAGGSAGQVLMVPLVQGIRLSSGIATSLFVLAFLMLLIAPLGMVLDRRARVGTPVQETPAAPLRKVLGQAAGHRGYRLLSLGFFTCGFQLAFIATHLPEYLSLCHMPIGLGATALALIGLFNMAGSWACGWLGGRFRQHYVLGWLYVIRSVTIGAFFLLPKSPASVVIFAAVMGLTWLGTVPLTSGLVAKVFGTRHLGSLFGVCFLSHQIGSFLGAWLGGLVFDLTGSYSLLWEATVVAGLVAAMLHFPIDDTAVNTPALRAEPAAA, encoded by the coding sequence ATGTCCACCGCCGACAGCAAACGCTTCGCCCCCGCCTTCAATCAGACGACGCTCGTGATCCTCGCCGGCGCGCTCATTCTGAGCGCCGCGATGGGGATCCGGCAGACCTTTGGCCTTTTCATCGGGCCATTCTCGTTCGACCGCGGCTTGCCGGTCACGCTGATCGCATTCGCGATCGCGCTGCACAATCTCGTGTGGGGTTTCGCCCAGCCGTTCGCGGGCGCCGCCGCGGATCGCTACGGCTCGGCGCCGGTGGTCGCGTTCGGCGCGACGACATTCGCGGCGGGACTCGGCCTCGCGGCCGTGGCGCCCAGCGGCGCCATGCTGATCGTCGGCATGGGACTGCTGGTGGGAATCGGCGTGAGTTGCACGACCTTCGGCGTGGTGCTGCCGGCGGTCGGCCGCATCGCTTCGCCGGAAAAACGCAGCATGGCGATGGGGCTTGTCAGCGCCGGCGGCTCCGCGGGCCAGGTGCTGATGGTGCCGCTCGTACAAGGCATCCGCCTCAGTTCGGGCATCGCAACGTCGCTCTTCGTCCTGGCTTTCCTGATGCTGCTAATCGCCCCGCTCGGCATGGTGCTCGACCGGCGCGCGCGGGTCGGCACGCCCGTTCAGGAAACGCCCGCCGCGCCGCTTCGCAAGGTGCTGGGTCAAGCGGCCGGGCATCGCGGCTACCGGCTGCTGTCGCTCGGTTTCTTCACTTGCGGGTTCCAGCTTGCCTTCATCGCCACGCATCTGCCCGAATATCTGTCGCTTTGCCATATGCCGATCGGACTCGGCGCCACCGCGCTCGCGCTGATCGGGCTGTTCAACATGGCGGGCAGTTGGGCCTGCGGCTGGCTGGGCGGCCGCTTCCGGCAGCACTATGTGCTCGGCTGGCTTTACGTGATTCGCAGCGTGACGATCGGCGCTTTCTTTCTCCTGCCGAAAAGCCCGGCGTCGGTAGTGATCTTCGCGGCCGTGATGGGTCTGACCTGGCTCGGCACCGTGCCGCTCACGAGTGGACTGGTCGCGAAAGTGTTCGGCACGCGCCATCTCGGCAGCCTGTTCGGGGTCTGCTTTCTGAGCCATCAGATCGGCTCGTTTCTCGGCGCGTGGCTCGGCGGTCTGGTGTTCGATCTGACGGGCTCGTATTCGCTGCTGTGGGAAGCGACGGTGGTCGCGGGCCTCGTCGCCGCCATGCTGCACTTTCCGATCGACGACACCGCCGTCAACACGCCCGCGCTTCGAGCCGAACCGGCGGCTGCGTGA
- a CDS encoding VTT domain-containing protein codes for MWHFPVAIPPSLGVWAVFMSVLITQLGVPIPAAPMLILGGTMAAMGQTSYASVVCAAVAATLIADSLWFFTGRAYGRRMLNYLVRFSLSLDTTVRLARNTYERYGAPILTVAKFLPGLGLVSAPLLGTTAINVGVFLLWDFVGATLWASVWVIGGAALHDEIVQLMLLVRHNGGTIFDAFAAIFVAVLLYRWVRRWQFRRWLAHTRISPDQLDEMMKSNEPPLIFDARPRSVRAKESHRIAGARPLDLDSPEPIDPELLKRPIVVYCVCPNEATAKRIVEQLHRKNIHHIRALKGGLDAWQKRGYPVEPLPADFHTAKAHMIEDEGEEGEYTVRARLAK; via the coding sequence GTGTGGCATTTTCCGGTTGCTATTCCACCCTCGCTGGGGGTGTGGGCCGTGTTCATGAGCGTGCTCATCACGCAACTCGGCGTGCCGATTCCGGCCGCGCCGATGCTGATTCTCGGTGGGACCATGGCCGCCATGGGACAGACCTCGTATGCGAGCGTGGTGTGCGCCGCGGTCGCCGCCACGCTGATCGCCGACTCGCTATGGTTTTTCACCGGACGGGCCTACGGCCGCCGCATGCTGAACTACCTGGTGCGCTTCTCTCTCTCGCTCGACACCACGGTCCGGCTCGCGCGCAATACCTATGAACGGTACGGCGCACCGATTCTCACCGTTGCGAAGTTCCTGCCCGGACTCGGCCTGGTCTCCGCGCCGCTGCTCGGCACGACGGCCATCAACGTCGGCGTGTTTTTGCTGTGGGATTTTGTCGGCGCGACGCTGTGGGCGAGCGTATGGGTGATCGGCGGCGCCGCGCTGCACGACGAGATCGTGCAACTGATGCTGCTCGTGCGCCACAACGGCGGCACGATTTTCGATGCGTTCGCGGCAATCTTCGTGGCCGTGCTGCTGTATCGCTGGGTGCGCCGCTGGCAATTTCGCCGCTGGCTCGCGCATACGCGCATTTCGCCCGACCAGCTCGACGAGATGATGAAGTCGAACGAACCGCCGCTGATCTTCGACGCGCGGCCACGCAGCGTCCGCGCAAAAGAATCGCACCGGATCGCCGGCGCAAGGCCGCTGGATCTCGATTCGCCCGAGCCGATCGACCCCGAGCTGTTGAAGCGGCCGATCGTCGTCTACTGCGTGTGTCCGAACGAAGCGACGGCGAAGCGGATCGTCGAGCAGTTGCATCGCAAGAATATCCATCACATCCGCGCGCTCAAGGGCGGCCTCGACGCGTGGCAGAAACGCGGCTATCCGGTCGAACCGTTGCCGGCCGACTTCCACACCGCCAAGGCCCACATGATCGAGGACGAAGGCGAAGAAGGCGAATACACGGTTCGGGCGCGGCTGGCGAAGTAA
- a CDS encoding HU family DNA-binding protein translates to MNKQELIDAVAAATGESKAATGQTIDAIVEAVTKAVVGGDTVQLVGFGSFSTGARAARVGRNPSTGAEIQIAAAKTVKFTAGKAFKEAVNAS, encoded by the coding sequence ATGAACAAACAGGAACTGATTGATGCAGTCGCCGCAGCGACGGGCGAAAGCAAAGCGGCCACCGGCCAAACCATCGACGCGATCGTCGAAGCGGTGACCAAAGCCGTGGTGGGTGGCGATACGGTGCAACTGGTCGGTTTCGGTTCTTTCTCGACTGGCGCGCGCGCAGCACGCGTGGGCCGCAATCCGTCGACGGGTGCCGAGATCCAGATCGCGGCTGCCAAGACGGTGAAGTTCACCGCTGGCAAGGCGTTCAAGGAAGCTGTCAACGCGTCGTAA
- a CDS encoding LysR substrate-binding domain-containing protein: protein MPLRLPPLPALRFFEAAGRHQSFKLAAAELNVTPSAISHGIVGLEQALGVELFAREPRGISLTASGADYLSYVSEAFSLIAIGTQRLPNHRADRPIALSCAPTFASRWLLPRLAGFRARWPNVNVSVDTSHRQVGFPVDGFDFAVRMSRAPVAGTAWTRLFGERFVPVCSPAYLANLRDEQGNADLRRATLIHVNAASEDWQAWFDATGTEGIDTAAGLRVDTIQLAFEAAAMGLGVALGRRPLVDRDIDNGTLVQACAATIASTTAYWLVSAENADRRPELFDFKRWLVSEAEHFDTHANPADQALQSTAN from the coding sequence ATGCCGCTTCGTCTGCCACCGTTGCCGGCGCTTCGTTTCTTCGAAGCGGCCGGCAGGCATCAGAGTTTCAAACTTGCCGCCGCGGAACTGAACGTCACGCCGAGCGCGATCAGCCACGGCATTGTCGGCCTGGAACAGGCGCTCGGCGTCGAACTGTTCGCGCGCGAGCCGCGCGGCATTTCGCTCACGGCGAGCGGCGCGGACTATCTGTCGTACGTCTCCGAAGCGTTTTCGCTGATCGCCATCGGCACGCAGCGTCTGCCGAATCACCGCGCGGATCGCCCGATCGCACTGAGTTGCGCGCCGACTTTCGCCTCGCGCTGGTTGCTGCCGCGCCTTGCCGGCTTCCGCGCGCGCTGGCCGAATGTGAACGTGAGCGTCGATACCTCGCATCGGCAAGTCGGCTTTCCCGTCGACGGGTTCGATTTCGCGGTCCGCATGAGCCGTGCGCCGGTCGCGGGTACCGCGTGGACGCGGCTGTTCGGCGAGCGCTTCGTGCCCGTATGCAGCCCCGCATATCTGGCGAATCTGCGCGACGAGCAGGGCAACGCGGACCTGCGTCGCGCGACGCTCATTCACGTCAACGCCGCCAGCGAGGACTGGCAGGCTTGGTTCGATGCGACCGGCACCGAGGGCATCGATACCGCCGCGGGCCTGCGCGTCGACACGATCCAACTGGCCTTCGAAGCCGCCGCGATGGGTCTTGGCGTCGCGCTCGGCAGGCGCCCGCTGGTGGATCGCGATATCGACAACGGCACGCTGGTGCAAGCCTGTGCGGCGACGATCGCGTCCACCACGGCCTACTGGTTGGTGAGCGCGGAAAACGCGGATCGCCGGCCGGAGCTTTTCGATTTCAAACGCTGGCTGGTGAGCGAGGCCGAGCACTTCGACACTCACGCCAACCCTGCCGACCAGGCACTGCAAAGCACCGCCAATTAA
- a CDS encoding cupin domain-containing protein: protein MSDVLHDARARVVKVRPDRAMATTQRLPYFVGISAGTAGSTGLSMYMVVVPPGGHAEPHFHADYETAIYQLEGKIETRYGPGLRESVITEPGDFLFIAPGVPHQPFNLDATTAARAIVARNHADEHERVVPYDPASDA from the coding sequence ATGTCAGACGTTTTACACGACGCGCGAGCGCGCGTCGTCAAGGTTCGACCCGACCGGGCAATGGCGACGACCCAGCGCCTGCCTTACTTTGTCGGCATCTCGGCCGGCACCGCAGGCAGTACGGGTTTGTCGATGTATATGGTCGTGGTGCCGCCGGGCGGCCATGCCGAACCGCACTTTCACGCCGACTACGAAACCGCGATCTACCAGCTCGAAGGCAAGATCGAAACCCGCTACGGACCGGGCTTGCGGGAGTCCGTGATTACCGAACCGGGCGATTTCCTGTTCATTGCGCCGGGCGTGCCGCATCAGCCGTTCAATCTGGACGCGACCACCGCGGCGCGCGCGATCGTGGCGCGCAACCACGCGGACGAGCACGAACGCGTCGTGCCGTACGATCCGGCCTCTGACGCGTGA